One window from the genome of Dermacentor silvarum isolate Dsil-2018 chromosome 7, BIME_Dsil_1.4, whole genome shotgun sequence encodes:
- the LOC119457340 gene encoding uncharacterized protein LOC119457340 codes for MCKSSVKVFYQRMNPSGLTTRPNGPNVWCEVGLKLNITDNSIFFKRSSYDRKGMTSAVLEGKFTSSRKKHMDIDSPGGVYRLQEDIIYMSENGSCAVIKVTTSFGGTQETYDLRVTNSSLKSGPTEKCISKFSKHEGEGKVIYDAQCQGILASDGVNIKI; via the exons atGTGCAAGTCGTcggtgaaagt TTTTTATCAACGCATGAACCCATCTGGACTTACAACACGACCAAACGGGCCTAATGTTTGGTGTGAGGTGGGCCTGAAGCTGAATATCACCGATaattctatttttttcaaacgaTCCTCCTACGACCGCAAGggaat GACATCAGCCGTGCTAGAGGGGAAATTTACCTCGAGCAGGAAGAAGCACATGGATATTGATAGTCCAG GTGGTGTATACAGACTGCAGGAGGACATAATTTATATGAGTGAAAACGGAAGCTGTGCGGTGATCAAGGTGACGACGTCATTTGGTG gaacgcAAGAAACATATGACCTCCGTGTGACGAATTCTTCACTTAAATCGGGACCTACAGAGAAATGCATATCTAAATTCAGTAAGCATGAAGGTGAAGGAAAGGTTATTTACGATGCGCAGTGCCAAGGTATACTGGCTAGCGATGGTGTCAATATTAAAATCTGA